A stretch of Myceligenerans xiligouense DNA encodes these proteins:
- the dnaE gene encoding DNA polymerase III subunit alpha, whose protein sequence is MPTATAPSPASKSEDFVHLHVHTEFSMLDGAARIGDLMDEVGRQGQSAVATTDHGYLFGAHEFWAQAQKKGIKPIIGVEAYVTPGTSRFDQTRVRYGEAGQESDDVSARGAYTHMTLLSKNNTGMHNLFRASSLASIEGQMGKWPRMDRDLLERYSEGLIGTTGCPSGEVQVRLRLGQWDEAVRQAGELQDIFGRENYYVELMDHGLEIETRVTKQLLELAEHIGAPLVATNDLHYVGEDDATSQEALLAINSGSTLDDPTRFKFDGTGYYVKSAAQMRRIFSEVPEACDNTLLIAEQCEVSFDTSANYMPRFPVPDGEDEISWFVKEVEKGLHRRYPAGIPDAVRKQAEYETDVIVQMGFPGYFLVVADFINWSKDQGIRVGPGRGSAAGSMVSYVMGITELDPLEHGLIFERFLNPERVSMPDVDVDFDERRRGEAIQYVTEKYGDDRVAMIVTYGTIKAKQALKDSARLLGFPFAMGEKLTKAMPPAVMGKDIPLSGIFDPKHDRYAEASEFRQLHDTDPESQRVVELARGIEGLKRQWGVHAAGVIMSSDPLIDIIPIMKRPQDGAIITQFDYPTSEGLGLIKMDFLGLRNLTILDDALENIVMNGKDPVDIEHVALDDKPTYELLASGNTLGVFQLDGGAMRALLRQMRPDNFEDVSAVIALYRPGPMGMNSHINYALRKNGQQKIEAIHPEVVEPFAEILDETYGLIVYQEQVQRAAQIMAGYSLGQADLLRRAMGKKKPEVLAKEFVNFEKGAKEKGYSDGAIKAVWDTLVPFAGYAFNKAHSAGYGLVAYWTAFLKANYPAEYMAALLQSVGDNKDKMALYLNECRRMGITVLPPDVNDSAVKFTAVGGDIRFGLTGVRNVGKNVVDAIVAAREEHGAYTSFTDFLDKVPAVVCNKRTIESLVKAGAFDSLGHTRRSLLVVHEQAVDSVISVKRKEAEGQFDLFADLGGGDTGDDGGMSFAVEVPDLPDWEKKQKLAFEREMLGLYVSDHPLSGLDHVLSRASDTSVASLLGDGERPENSVVTVAGLLTSVQRKMSKNGNPWAAVTLEDLEGAVEVMFFGETYLAYSTVLAEDQVVVLRGKVRKRDDQVSLQAMEVALPDITVGADSPLGVTVPHTRAVEPVMVRLREVLADHPGSAEVHVAVDEPGKRTVVRAADSLRVEKTPALFGDLKALLGQSCLS, encoded by the coding sequence ATGCCCACCGCGACTGCCCCTTCCCCGGCCTCGAAGAGCGAGGACTTCGTCCATCTCCACGTCCACACGGAGTTCTCCATGCTGGACGGCGCGGCGCGGATCGGGGACCTCATGGACGAGGTCGGGCGGCAGGGTCAGAGCGCCGTCGCGACCACCGACCACGGGTACCTGTTCGGCGCGCACGAGTTCTGGGCGCAGGCGCAGAAGAAGGGCATCAAGCCGATCATCGGCGTCGAGGCGTACGTGACGCCCGGCACCAGCCGGTTCGACCAGACGCGCGTGCGGTACGGCGAGGCGGGCCAGGAGTCCGACGACGTGTCGGCGCGCGGCGCGTACACGCACATGACGCTGCTGAGCAAGAACAACACCGGCATGCACAACCTGTTCCGGGCCTCGTCGCTGGCCTCGATCGAGGGCCAGATGGGCAAGTGGCCCCGGATGGACCGCGACCTGCTGGAGCGCTACTCCGAGGGGCTCATCGGGACCACGGGCTGCCCGTCGGGCGAGGTCCAGGTGCGCCTGCGGCTCGGGCAGTGGGACGAGGCGGTCCGGCAGGCCGGCGAGCTGCAGGACATCTTCGGGCGGGAGAACTACTACGTCGAGCTGATGGACCACGGGCTCGAGATCGAGACCCGGGTGACCAAGCAGCTCCTGGAGCTGGCCGAGCACATCGGCGCGCCGCTGGTGGCCACGAACGACCTGCACTACGTGGGTGAGGACGACGCCACCAGCCAGGAGGCCCTGCTCGCCATCAACTCCGGGTCCACGCTGGACGACCCGACCCGGTTCAAGTTCGACGGGACCGGCTACTACGTGAAGTCGGCCGCGCAGATGCGGCGGATCTTCTCCGAGGTTCCCGAGGCGTGCGACAACACGCTGCTCATCGCCGAGCAGTGCGAGGTGTCGTTCGACACGAGCGCGAACTACATGCCCCGCTTCCCCGTCCCCGACGGGGAGGACGAGATCTCGTGGTTCGTCAAGGAGGTCGAGAAGGGGCTGCACCGCCGGTACCCGGCCGGCATCCCGGACGCCGTGCGCAAGCAGGCCGAGTACGAGACCGACGTGATCGTCCAGATGGGCTTCCCGGGGTACTTCCTCGTGGTCGCCGACTTCATCAACTGGTCGAAGGACCAGGGCATCCGCGTGGGCCCGGGTCGAGGCTCCGCTGCCGGCTCGATGGTGTCCTACGTCATGGGCATCACCGAGCTCGACCCGCTGGAGCACGGCCTGATCTTCGAGCGGTTCCTCAACCCCGAGCGCGTGTCGATGCCCGATGTCGACGTGGACTTCGACGAGCGCCGGCGCGGGGAGGCCATCCAGTACGTCACCGAGAAGTACGGCGACGACCGGGTGGCGATGATCGTCACCTACGGCACCATCAAGGCCAAGCAGGCGCTCAAGGACTCGGCGCGGCTGCTCGGGTTCCCCTTCGCGATGGGGGAGAAGCTCACCAAGGCGATGCCGCCCGCCGTGATGGGCAAGGACATCCCGCTGTCGGGGATCTTCGACCCCAAGCACGACCGGTACGCCGAGGCGTCCGAGTTCCGGCAGCTGCACGACACCGACCCGGAGTCGCAGCGCGTCGTCGAGCTGGCCCGCGGCATCGAGGGACTGAAGCGGCAGTGGGGCGTGCACGCCGCCGGCGTGATCATGTCGAGCGACCCGCTGATCGACATCATCCCGATCATGAAGCGCCCCCAGGACGGCGCGATCATCACGCAGTTCGACTACCCGACGTCCGAGGGCCTCGGCCTCATCAAGATGGACTTCCTGGGGCTGCGCAACCTGACGATCCTCGACGACGCGCTCGAGAACATCGTGATGAACGGCAAGGACCCCGTCGACATCGAGCACGTCGCGCTCGACGACAAGCCCACCTACGAGCTGCTCGCCAGCGGCAACACGCTCGGCGTGTTCCAGCTCGACGGCGGGGCGATGCGGGCCCTGCTGCGGCAGATGCGGCCCGACAACTTCGAGGACGTCTCCGCCGTCATCGCCCTGTACCGGCCCGGGCCGATGGGCATGAACTCGCACATCAACTACGCCCTGCGCAAGAACGGGCAGCAGAAGATCGAAGCGATCCACCCGGAGGTGGTCGAGCCGTTCGCGGAGATCCTCGACGAGACCTACGGCCTGATCGTCTACCAGGAGCAGGTGCAGCGCGCCGCCCAGATCATGGCCGGCTACTCGCTCGGACAAGCCGACCTGCTCCGCCGCGCCATGGGCAAGAAGAAGCCCGAGGTGCTGGCCAAGGAGTTCGTGAACTTCGAGAAGGGCGCCAAGGAGAAGGGGTACAGCGACGGGGCGATCAAGGCGGTCTGGGACACGCTGGTCCCGTTCGCCGGGTACGCGTTCAACAAGGCGCACTCCGCCGGTTACGGCCTCGTCGCGTACTGGACCGCCTTCCTCAAGGCGAACTACCCGGCCGAGTACATGGCCGCCCTCCTGCAGTCCGTGGGCGACAACAAGGACAAGATGGCGCTCTACCTCAACGAGTGCCGCCGCATGGGTATCACCGTGCTCCCACCGGACGTCAACGACTCCGCCGTGAAGTTCACCGCCGTCGGGGGCGACATCCGCTTCGGCCTCACGGGCGTGCGGAACGTCGGCAAGAACGTGGTGGACGCGATCGTGGCCGCCCGCGAGGAGCACGGCGCCTACACCTCGTTCACCGACTTCCTGGACAAGGTTCCCGCGGTGGTCTGCAACAAGCGGACCATCGAGTCGCTCGTCAAGGCCGGCGCCTTCGACTCCCTCGGGCACACGCGGCGCTCGCTGCTCGTGGTGCACGAGCAGGCGGTCGACTCGGTGATCAGCGTGAAGCGCAAGGAGGCGGAGGGCCAGTTCGACCTGTTCGCGGACCTGGGCGGCGGCGACACGGGGGACGACGGCGGGATGAGCTTCGCGGTGGAGGTGCCCGACCTGCCCGACTGGGAGAAGAAGCAGAAGCTCGCCTTCGAGCGGGAGATGCTGGGCCTGTACGTCAGCGACCATCCGCTGTCCGGCCTGGACCACGTGCTGTCCCGGGCGTCGGACACGTCGGTGGCCTCCCTGCTCGGCGACGGCGAGCGGCCGGAGAACTCCGTGGTCACGGTCGCGGGCCTGCTCACGTCCGTGCAGCGCAAGATGAGCAAGAACGGCAACCCGTGGGCGGCGGTCACCCTCGAGGATCTCGAGGGCGCGGTCGAGGTGATGTTCTTCGGGGAGACGTACCTCGCCTACTCCACGGTGCTCGCGGAGGACCAGGTGGTGGTGCTGCGCGGCAAGGTCCGCAAGCGCGACGACCAGGTCTCGCTGCAGGCGATGGAGGTCGCGCTGCCGGACATCACGGTGGGCGCGGACTCCCCGCTCGGCGTGACCGTGCCGCACACACGCGCGGTCGAGCCCGTGATGGTGCGGCTGCGCGAGGTGCTGGCCGACCATCCCGGCTCCGCCGAGGTGCACGTGGCCGTGGACGAGCCGGGCAAGCGGACGGTCGTGCGGGCCGCGGACTCGCTCCGCGTCGAGAAGACGCCGGCGCTGTTCGGCGACCTCAAGGCCCTGCTCGGGCAGAGCTGCCTGTCATGA
- a CDS encoding RluA family pseudouridine synthase — translation MPVRTLPVPDGLDGDRVDAALARMLGLSRTRAAELAASGAVRLDGREAGKSDRVLAGSSLEVDVPDERPAAEVVAEPVEGMDIVHDDDDIVVIDKPVGVAAHPSPGWNGPTVVGALAAAGYRISTSGAPERQGIVHRLDVGTSGLMVVAKSEGAYSALKRAFKERTVEKVYHALAQGHPDPTSGTIDAPIGRHPSADWKFAVTSAGKPSVTHYETLEMLPAASLVEVHLETGRTHQIRVHFAALRHPLVGDLTYGADPVLATRAGITRQWLHAVRLGFDHPGTGEWLEVASDYPEDLAAALDVVGGDYR, via the coding sequence ATGCCGGTGCGCACCCTGCCCGTTCCCGACGGGCTCGACGGCGACCGGGTCGACGCGGCGCTCGCGCGGATGCTCGGCCTCTCCCGGACCCGCGCGGCCGAGCTCGCCGCGTCCGGCGCGGTGCGGCTGGACGGCCGCGAGGCCGGCAAGTCCGACCGGGTCCTGGCCGGTTCGAGCCTGGAGGTCGACGTGCCCGACGAGCGCCCGGCGGCCGAGGTCGTCGCGGAACCCGTCGAGGGCATGGACATCGTGCACGACGACGACGACATCGTCGTGATCGACAAGCCCGTCGGCGTGGCCGCCCACCCGTCACCGGGATGGAACGGGCCGACCGTGGTCGGCGCGCTGGCCGCGGCCGGCTACCGGATCTCCACCTCGGGCGCGCCGGAACGGCAGGGCATCGTGCACCGGCTCGACGTCGGCACGTCGGGCCTGATGGTGGTCGCGAAGTCGGAGGGCGCGTACTCGGCGCTGAAGCGGGCGTTCAAGGAGCGCACGGTGGAGAAGGTCTACCACGCGCTCGCGCAGGGTCACCCGGACCCGACGTCGGGCACCATCGACGCCCCGATCGGGCGGCACCCGAGCGCGGACTGGAAGTTCGCGGTCACGTCCGCCGGCAAGCCGTCGGTGACGCACTACGAGACGCTCGAGATGCTGCCGGCGGCGTCACTGGTGGAGGTCCACCTGGAGACGGGGCGGACGCACCAGATCCGGGTGCACTTCGCCGCGCTGCGGCACCCGCTCGTCGGGGACCTGACGTACGGGGCGGACCCGGTGCTGGCGACGCGGGCCGGTATCACGCGGCAGTGGCTGCACGCGGTGCGCCTCGGGTTCGACCATCCCGGGACGGGGGAGTGGCTGGAGGTGGCCTCGGACTATCCCGAGGACCTCGCGGCGGCCCTCGACGTCGTCGGCGGAGACTACCGCTGA